In one Mucilaginibacter ginsenosidivorax genomic region, the following are encoded:
- a CDS encoding DUF3822 family protein, with the protein MSEYNYNYHDDDFSLDKAQGYTLLIQIDKTTFTYAVTDQNKLVAVADNHPLDELTNPEELLDLLSANFKNVVIGLPATGFSLLPQTVFNPDKLTDLARFLDVKADEKVLSQPLDNRNVIIYKTPENILNAADEFGLRNTVYTSKGWLNVLARNQPGDRDLYVNINGGTVEIANFNFSKLRFYNTFEFTGEDELAYFVSLVTDELNLQPAYTYVYISGDVDAGDKNITRLAEFFGKVEVNTTKILQTPLEIEGHKILSLSALSLCVSSEAL; encoded by the coding sequence ATGAGCGAATATAATTACAACTACCATGATGATGACTTTAGCCTTGATAAGGCTCAGGGTTATACCTTACTGATACAAATTGATAAAACAACGTTTACCTACGCTGTTACCGATCAAAATAAGTTGGTTGCGGTTGCCGACAATCACCCGCTTGATGAATTAACTAACCCCGAGGAACTGCTGGATTTATTATCGGCAAATTTTAAAAATGTAGTTATTGGTTTGCCTGCAACAGGTTTTTCGCTGCTACCGCAAACTGTTTTTAACCCGGACAAGCTTACCGACCTGGCCCGTTTCCTGGATGTAAAGGCCGACGAAAAGGTACTATCGCAACCACTTGATAACCGCAATGTTATTATTTATAAAACGCCCGAAAATATATTAAACGCCGCCGACGAATTTGGCTTACGCAACACGGTATATACATCAAAAGGTTGGTTAAACGTTTTGGCCCGAAACCAGCCCGGCGACAGAGACCTGTATGTAAACATTAATGGCGGTACTGTCGAAATTGCCAATTTCAACTTCAGCAAACTGCGGTTTTATAATACTTTTGAGTTTACCGGCGAAGATGAACTGGCCTATTTTGTATCGCTGGTAACCGACGAATTGAACCTGCAACCTGCCTACACTTACGTTTACATTAGTGGAGATGTTGATGCGGGGGACAAAAACATTACCCGCCTGGCCGAATTTTTTGGAAAGGTTGAGGTGAATACCACTAAAATTCTGCAAACCCCGCTTGAAATTGAGGGGCATAAAATACTGTCACTTTCGGCCCTGTCATTATGCGTATCATCGGAGGCACTTTAA
- a CDS encoding ATP-dependent DNA helicase, which translates to MAKGFSITYQHFCRVTVIDHIRKAFPHTPNGQQLELFDRLHTFLQSREGDECFILRGYAGTGKTTIVGALVKALKQYNYRSVLLAPTGRAAKVITNYSGKKAFTIHKRIYRKKAALTLDDGFAIADNLSSDTLFIVDEASMISDESIGGRVSLLFDLLRYVYNDKNCKLMLVGDTAQLPPVGSDTSPALSEKIMQDKFGLTIFKYELTDVLRQQKDSGILFNATEIRDLIRKDEAVAPKIVTKGYKDVFRMTGERLPEGLEYAYRKYGYDRTLIICRSNKNANLYNGQIRNRILYREEELTGGDQIMIVKNNYFWLKDNEENSTDFIANGDIARIRKVRRTEEMYGFRFADVQIEFIDYAEDPVLDCKILLDTLYADSPALSQENQKKFYEEVMKDYAHLTNKRAMHNELKLNPYYNALQIKFAYAITCHKAQGGQWDAVFVDQGYVTDEMINMDFLRWFYTAVTRATTELFLVNFDNRFYKVPEVF; encoded by the coding sequence ATGGCTAAAGGTTTTTCAATTACTTATCAGCATTTTTGTAGGGTGACAGTGATTGATCATATCCGCAAAGCATTTCCGCATACCCCCAACGGCCAGCAACTGGAACTGTTTGACCGGCTGCACACTTTTTTGCAAAGCCGCGAAGGCGATGAGTGTTTTATACTGCGGGGTTATGCCGGTACCGGTAAAACTACCATAGTAGGGGCATTGGTAAAAGCGCTTAAGCAGTATAATTACCGCTCGGTGTTGCTGGCGCCTACAGGCCGGGCGGCTAAAGTAATTACCAATTACTCGGGCAAAAAGGCGTTTACTATTCACAAACGCATTTACCGTAAAAAGGCCGCCTTAACGCTTGATGATGGCTTTGCCATTGCCGATAACCTGTCGAGCGATACCTTGTTTATTGTTGATGAGGCATCCATGATCAGCGATGAATCCATAGGTGGCCGGGTTTCATTGTTGTTTGATTTACTCAGGTACGTTTACAACGATAAAAACTGTAAGCTGATGCTGGTTGGCGATACCGCCCAGCTGCCGCCTGTAGGCTCAGATACCAGCCCGGCCCTGAGCGAAAAAATTATGCAGGATAAATTCGGCCTCACTATTTTTAAATATGAACTTACCGATGTACTTCGCCAGCAAAAGGACTCGGGCATTTTATTTAACGCGACTGAAATTCGTGACCTGATCAGGAAAGATGAAGCGGTGGCCCCAAAAATTGTGACCAAAGGCTATAAAGACGTTTTCAGGATGACGGGCGAACGATTGCCCGAAGGACTTGAATACGCCTACCGGAAATACGGCTACGACAGAACACTCATCATCTGCCGGTCGAACAAAAATGCTAACCTGTACAACGGCCAGATCCGCAACCGGATTTTGTACCGGGAAGAGGAGCTAACCGGCGGCGACCAGATTATGATTGTGAAAAACAACTATTTCTGGCTAAAGGATAACGAGGAAAACAGTACCGATTTTATTGCCAACGGAGATATTGCCCGCATCCGTAAAGTGCGCCGAACGGAAGAAATGTACGGTTTCCGTTTTGCCGATGTGCAGATAGAATTTATTGACTACGCCGAAGACCCGGTACTGGATTGTAAAATATTGCTGGATACCCTATATGCCGATTCGCCGGCTTTATCCCAGGAAAACCAGAAAAAGTTTTACGAGGAGGTAATGAAAGACTACGCCCACTTGACCAACAAACGGGCCATGCACAACGAACTGAAGCTAAATCCATACTACAATGCACTGCAAATTAAATTTGCGTATGCCATCACCTGCCATAAAGCCCAGGGCGGGCAGTGGGACGCCGTTTTTGTTGACCAGGGCTACGTAACCGACGAGATGATTAACATGGATTTTCTCCGTTGGTTTTATACTGCCGTTACCCGCGCAACCACTGAGTTATTCCTGGTCAATTTCGATAACCGCTTTTACAAAGTTCCCGAGGTTTTTTAG
- the rsmD gene encoding 16S rRNA (guanine(966)-N(2))-methyltransferase RsmD → MRIIGGTLKGLRLNPPKNLPVRPTTDLAKEALFNILLNQIEFEGIKVLDLFSGTGNISLEFASRGAAEVISVDRSIHCVNYLKDTSRQHKLDQVKVYKEDVFKYLQMETEQYGLVFADPPYDLNKIPEIPKIVFERNILLPGALLIVEHQSMQNISQHPAFVEQRKYGHSSFSFFRAAE, encoded by the coding sequence ATGCGTATCATCGGAGGCACTTTAAAAGGATTAAGGCTTAATCCACCCAAAAACCTTCCGGTGCGCCCTACTACCGACCTGGCCAAGGAAGCGCTTTTTAATATTCTTTTAAATCAGATAGAATTTGAAGGCATCAAGGTGCTTGATCTTTTTAGCGGCACAGGCAATATCTCATTGGAATTTGCTTCGAGGGGCGCAGCCGAAGTAATATCTGTTGACAGGAGCATCCATTGCGTTAACTACCTTAAAGATACGTCGCGCCAGCATAAACTTGACCAGGTGAAGGTGTATAAGGAGGATGTTTTTAAATATCTGCAAATGGAAACCGAGCAGTACGGCCTTGTTTTTGCCGATCCGCCCTATGACCTGAACAAGATCCCCGAGATACCGAAAATAGTTTTTGAACGCAATATACTTTTGCCGGGAGCATTACTCATTGTGGAACATCAATCGATGCAAAACATTAGCCAGCACCCAGCATTTGTGGAACAACGAAAGTATGGGCATTCGTCGTTCTCGTTTTTTAGGGCTGCCGAATAA